A part of Dehalococcoidia bacterium genomic DNA contains:
- the galE gene encoding UDP-glucose 4-epimerase GalE: MAKKAQDTKILVTGGAGYVGSVVTEELLASGRKVVVVDDLRQGHRDAVAKEAELVMGDIRDEMLLEDIFKSSKIEAVVHLAADSIIGTSMTDPRLCLENNVIGGMTILKQMLKHKVTNLVFSSSAAVYGEPRSVPIDENHPTEPINTYGESKLLFERMLFWYGRAYGLKYVSLRYFNAAGASERFGEDHRPESHLVPCVLAAARGKVASMAVFGNDYPTKDGSCVRDYIHVVDIAQAHILALKKLKTLSGRAYNLGSGSGCSVLQVIKAARKITGADIPVQFHARRTGDPAVLVASCDLAKKELGWQPAYTKIEDIIESAWRWRCNYPDGYRK; encoded by the coding sequence ATGGCGAAGAAAGCACAGGACACGAAGATACTGGTGACCGGCGGCGCGGGCTACGTCGGCAGCGTGGTCACGGAGGAGCTTCTTGCCAGCGGCAGGAAGGTGGTGGTGGTTGATGACCTGCGTCAGGGGCACAGAGATGCTGTTGCAAAAGAGGCGGAACTGGTCATGGGAGATATCCGTGACGAGATGCTGCTCGAAGATATTTTCAAGAGCTCCAAGATCGAAGCCGTGGTTCATCTGGCTGCGGACAGCATTATCGGGACTTCCATGACCGATCCCAGGCTTTGTCTGGAAAACAACGTTATCGGCGGGATGACGATCTTGAAGCAGATGTTGAAACACAAGGTCACGAACCTCGTCTTCTCCTCGAGCGCGGCGGTGTACGGCGAGCCCAGGAGCGTCCCTATCGACGAAAATCATCCAACGGAGCCGATCAATACATATGGTGAGTCCAAGCTCTTGTTCGAGCGCATGCTGTTCTGGTACGGGCGGGCATACGGTTTGAAGTATGTCTCCCTGCGTTATTTCAATGCCGCCGGAGCCAGCGAGCGCTTCGGCGAGGATCATCGTCCCGAGTCGCATCTGGTTCCCTGTGTCCTTGCCGCCGCCAGAGGCAAGGTTGCTTCTATGGCCGTGTTCGGCAATGATTATCCTACCAAGGACGGCAGTTGCGTTCGGGATTACATCCATGTCGTGGACATAGCCCAGGCACATATACTGGCCTTGAAGAAGTTGAAGACGTTGAGCGGAAGGGCGTATAACCTTGGCAGCGGGAGCGGCTGCTCGGTGCTGCAGGTGATTAAAGCGGCGCGCAAGATAACCGGCGCGGACATTCCTGTTCAATTCCATGCCCGCCGTACCGGGGACCCGGCAGTTTTGGTTGCCAGTTGCGACCTGGCCAAGAAAGAACTCGGCTGGCAGCCGGCATACACGAAAATCGAGGATATAATCGAGAGCGCGTGGCGCTGGAGGTGCAACTATCCCGACGGCTATCGCAAATAA